The Ahaetulla prasina isolate Xishuangbanna chromosome 3, ASM2864084v1, whole genome shotgun sequence genome window below encodes:
- the HGH1 gene encoding protein HGH1 homolog produces MEELLAFLRPEARGDLKGGAVRIVLGLTGGAEGRRLLLARPGFVAALLALSGDPSAALAEAAFHALLNLAAEPGAAGALRAGLPDLLRRLLDPAFPLAAPACALLANWSRAEGPCRELWAELQRGGKGLEPLLEAFCAEDPRPGAPWHHLGSLLANLSQLPEARRALLDRSGRVVRRLLPFTQDAGSALRRRGVAGTLRNCCFDYRHHEWLLSEQVDLLPFLLLPLAGPEEFPEDEMEKLPLDLQYLPAEKQREPEADIRKMLLETLLLLTATKAGRLLVREKGTYFVLRELHKWEGDRGVRAACEKLIQVLIGDEPEAGMENLLEVKVPTEVEQQLQCLDQEEEEEEVLLERIA; encoded by the exons ATGGAGGAGCTGCTGGCCTTCCTGCGCCCCGAGGCCCGCGGGGACCTGAAGGGCGGCGCCGTGCGGATCGTGCTGGGGCTGACGGGGGGCGCCGagggccgccgcctcctcctcgccCGGCCGGGCTTCGTGGCGGCGCTGCTGGCGTTGAGCGGCGACCCGAGCGCGGCGCTGGCCGAGGCCGCCTTCCACGCGCTGCTCAACCTGGCGGCGGAGCCGGGGGCGGCCGGGGCGTTGCGGGCCGGGCTGCCGGACCTGCTGCGCCGCCTGCTCGACCCCGCCTTCCCCCTGGCCGCGCCGGCCTGCGCGCTGCTGGCCAACTGGTCGCGCGCAGAGGGCCCTTGCCGGGAGCTCTGGGCCGAGCTGCAGCGGGGCGGCAAGGGGCTGGAGCCGCTGCTGGAGGCCTTCTGCGCCGAGGACCCCCGGCCCGGGGCGCCCTGGCACCACCTGGGCTCGCTGCTGGCCAACCTGAGCCAGCTCCCGGAGGCCCGCCGCGCCCTGCTTGACCGCTCCGG GCGCGTGGTGCGGAGGCTGCTGCCCTTCACGCAGGACGCGGGCTCGGCGCTCCGGCGGCGTGGCGTGGCTGGGACGCTGCGGAACTGCTGCTTCGACTACC GGCACCACGAGTGGCTGCTGAGCGAGCAAGTGGATCTCctgcccttccttctcctccccttggCCGGCCCCGAGGAGTTCCCAGAGGACGAGATGGAAA AGTTGCCCCTTGATCTGCAGTACTTGCCAGCGGAGAAGCAGCGGGAGCCAGAAGCTGACATTCGCAAGATGCTCCTGGAGACCCTCCTGCTG CTCACAGCCACCAAAGCAGGGCGGCTCCTGGTGCGAGAGAAAGGCACCTACTTTGTCCTGCGAGAGTTGCATAAGTGGGAAGGGGACCGTGGGGTCCGCGCTGCTTGTGAAAAGCTAATCCAG GTCCTGATTGGCGATGAGCCGGAGGCTGGGATGGAAAACCTACTGGAGGTGAAGGTCCCCAC